The following coding sequences lie in one Arachis hypogaea cultivar Tifrunner chromosome 4, arahy.Tifrunner.gnm2.J5K5, whole genome shotgun sequence genomic window:
- the LOC140184126 gene encoding uncharacterized protein produces the protein MDCMCDLEACVSIMPLPIYERLNLSPLKRSGARFVLADKSIMSVVGIAGNVIVNIQGLLFPVDFHILETPPINSTKPSAILLGRPFLKIARFRLDAHSGVYSFESDDRLVKFTLEESNKPILEAYSIFGCDIV, from the coding sequence atggactgtatgtgtgatttggaggcatgtgtaagcatcatgccactccCCATCTATGAAAGATTGAACTTATCCCCCCTAAAGAGGTCCGGGGCGAGGTTTGTGTTAGCCGACAAGAGTATTATGTCAGTTGTGGGGATTGCAGGGAATGTCATAGTGAATATTCAAGGATTGCTCTTTCCAGTTGATTTTCACATTTTGGAGACCCCTCCCATTAACTCAACTAAGCCATCAGCAATActccttggaagaccattcttgaaaATAGCCCGTTTCAGGCTAGATGCACACTCGGGGGTCTATTCTTTTGAGTCGGATGACAGGTTAGTCAAGTTCACTTTGGAAGAGTCCAACAAGCCTATCCTTGAAGCTTACTCTATTTTTGGGTGCGACATAGTTTAA
- the LOC112794867 gene encoding uncharacterized protein encodes MQREISCIVQRDGETLYEYWERFKKLLEACPHHRIDELVLISYFCQGMHHQDKLLLDAASGASLTKNKTVVEAWEVISDLVDSTQHSRARSPQPKAFSEVSPSGDVILTKTLGEMTILLRQITQGQQIRQVLINAPAQPPLIEGPSRICGVCACNTHYTDECPQIQEDTTLVVAKPYPQRPNYNQGSYPQGGNQSQGWRDNSNQRWNQVPQAQPNQNAQVYYHQHPQGQPQYQQPYQQPPHPQSQVKYQHSNSRSNPSLMYQVLPSNQSHMNDTFHTFMQEQRVFHKKQDVYMATIAESLILLTLPPETTQSTQQDSTSRSLPSQPQPNPKGSINAITLRSGTKLDKNVAIPSKLSKETNNEEVEDEVEVMKGEDKNVDTSKEEPPKVKEPRRKTLLEEPLPIPFQTLAKKAKKQEDLDPTMVKVFEKVEVIVPLFQVIQQVPKYAKFLKDVCTHKDKVGNLNKNW; translated from the coding sequence ATGCAAAGAGAGATTTCTTGCATTGTGCAACGAGATGGGGAGACTTTGTATGAATACTGGGAAAGATTCAAGAAGTTGTTAGAGGCTTGCCCTCACCACCGGATTGATGAGTTGGTTTTGATAAGTTATTTCTGTCAAGGAATGCACCACCAAGACAAGCTTCTCCTAGATGCCGCGAGTGGAGCATCATTGACCAAAAACAAGACCGTTGTAGAAGCATGGGAAGTTATATCGGATCTAGTGGACTCAACTCAACACTCTAGGGCTAGAAGTCCGCAACCAAAAGCCTTTAGTGAGGTTTCTCCCTCCGGAGATGTAATTTTGACTAAGACCCTTGGTGAGATGACAATTTTGTTGAGGCAAATCACCCAAGGGCAACAAATCCGTCAAGTTTTGATAAATGCTCCAGCTCAACCTCCACTGATTGAAGGACCATCAAGGATATGTGGTGTTTGTGCTTGTAATACTCATTACACCGATGAGTGTCCTCAAATCCAAGAGGACACAACATTGGTGGTTGCTAAACCTTATCCACAAAGGCCCAATTACAACCAAGGATCCTACCCACAAGGAGGTAATCAAAGCCAAGGGTGGAGAGATAACTCAAACCAAAGGTGGAACCAAGTTCCCCAAGCTCAACCCAACCAAAATGCTCAAGTCTACTACCATCAACACCCCCAAGGTCAACCACAATACCAACAACCATACCAACAACCCCCACACCCTCAGTCTCAAGTGAAGTACCAGCATTCAAACAGTCGATCCAATCCTTCTCTAATGTACCAAGTCCTTCCCTCCAATCAATCCCACATGAATGACACATTTCACACCTTCATGCAAGAACAAAGAGTTTTCCATAAGAAACAAGATGTTTACATGGCTACAATAGCCGAATCCCTTATCCTTTTAACTCTCCCTCCTGAAACCACACAAAGCACCCAACAAGATTCAACCTCAAGAAGTTTGCCCTCCCAACCTCAACCCAACCCTAAAGGAAGCATAAATGCTATTACTCTTAGAAGTGGTACGAAGTTGGATAAGAATGTGGCTATACCTTCAAAGTTGAGTAAGGAGACAAACAATGAGGAGGTAGAAGATGAAGTGGAGGTGATGAAGGGTGAAGATAAAAATGTTGacacaagcaaagaagaaccaccaAAGGTCAAGGAGCCGAGGAGAAAGACCTTGCTTGAAGAGCCCTTGCCCATTCCATTCCAAACTCTAGCCAAGAAAGCAAAAAAGCAAGAAGATCTTGACCCCACTATGGTGAAAGTTTTTGAGAAAGTTGAAGTTATCGTCCCTCTCTTTCAAGTCATTCAACAAGTGCCGAAATATGCCAAGTTTCTCAAGGACGTTTGCACTCACAAAGACAAGGTTGGCAACCTCAACAAAAACTGGTAG